A window of Shewanella mesophila contains these coding sequences:
- a CDS encoding protein-disulfide reductase DsbD yields MKKILFLFLSSLLLLAPAVQSEGIFSSNKFGFLKDEPKLMPVDQAFVFDFKQEGEQVKVSWVIADGYYMYRDKLKFEADGATLGEIHLPRGKAHSDDYFGEQEVYYSYVEVPIAIKQASSEGTLKVTFMGCAEGKLCYPPTKRSAILAEVAANDGVLPATEANANQSSSATSSAEQMTTTPITEQDSLSQMLAGDSLLWTLVIFFGLGIGLALTPCVFPMYPILSGIIVGQGEKLSTRKAFTLSMVYVQGMAITYSLLGLVVASAGMKYQAALQHPAVLVVLAILFFVLSLSMFGLYDLKLPSSWQEKMNRFSNNQKGGNIAGVFIMGIISGLVASPCTTAPLSGALVYVAQTGDLVQGFLALYVLSMGMGLPLLIIGSSGGKLLPRAGAWMDIIKTVFGFLLIAVSIVMLGRIWTGLVSDLLWALWGVALAGYLMHQNKQTEFNWKQTVRSVSLLLILLASFSYGFQAVMNSLGFQSHPLSSENHGVTHKTIKSVADLKAEVAAAKAQGRPVMLDLYADWCVACKEFENITFKDPAVQQRLSQITFLQADVTKSDAIDVELLEQYDVLGLPTLLMFDANGELRDELRVTGFMKPEAFAAHLDLLLAK; encoded by the coding sequence ATGAAAAAAATACTGTTCCTTTTTCTCTCGTCACTGTTATTACTTGCCCCCGCGGTTCAAAGTGAAGGCATTTTCAGCAGTAATAAATTTGGCTTTCTAAAAGATGAGCCTAAGCTGATGCCCGTCGATCAAGCTTTTGTATTCGACTTTAAACAAGAGGGTGAGCAAGTTAAAGTCAGCTGGGTTATTGCCGATGGCTACTACATGTATCGCGATAAGCTCAAATTTGAAGCAGACGGCGCGACACTAGGCGAAATACACTTGCCCCGCGGCAAGGCCCATAGCGATGACTACTTTGGCGAGCAAGAGGTCTATTACTCTTATGTTGAAGTTCCTATCGCTATCAAACAAGCCTCTAGTGAAGGTACGCTGAAAGTTACTTTCATGGGCTGTGCCGAGGGTAAGCTCTGTTATCCGCCAACCAAGCGCAGCGCTATCTTAGCTGAAGTTGCAGCAAACGACGGCGTACTGCCAGCAACGGAGGCTAACGCCAACCAAAGTTCATCTGCCACGTCATCTGCCGAGCAAATGACGACTACACCGATCACTGAGCAAGACTCCCTGAGTCAAATGTTGGCTGGTGACAGCCTATTATGGACCTTAGTTATTTTCTTTGGCTTAGGTATCGGTCTCGCCTTGACTCCCTGTGTATTCCCTATGTATCCAATTTTATCTGGGATTATTGTCGGCCAAGGGGAAAAACTCTCGACTCGCAAAGCATTTACCCTCTCAATGGTTTATGTCCAAGGTATGGCTATTACCTACTCCCTACTTGGGTTAGTGGTGGCCTCTGCGGGAATGAAGTACCAAGCTGCACTGCAACACCCTGCTGTACTCGTGGTACTGGCTATTTTGTTCTTCGTGCTCAGCTTATCTATGTTTGGTCTTTATGACTTAAAACTGCCCTCTAGCTGGCAAGAGAAGATGAATCGCTTCTCAAACAACCAGAAGGGCGGCAATATCGCGGGTGTGTTTATCATGGGGATAATCTCTGGCTTAGTCGCCTCTCCATGCACCACAGCGCCGCTTTCAGGCGCCCTTGTCTACGTGGCACAAACTGGCGACTTAGTGCAAGGGTTCTTAGCGCTCTACGTCCTCAGTATGGGGATGGGATTACCTTTATTAATCATAGGTTCATCTGGCGGTAAGCTGTTACCTAGAGCTGGCGCATGGATGGATATCATCAAAACCGTGTTCGGTTTCCTATTAATCGCGGTATCGATTGTGATGCTAGGCCGTATCTGGACAGGTTTGGTCTCAGATCTACTCTGGGCTTTATGGGGTGTAGCGCTTGCTGGATACCTAATGCACCAGAATAAGCAGACTGAGTTTAACTGGAAACAGACCGTTCGCTCTGTGTCACTCTTGCTGATTCTACTAGCTAGCTTCTCCTATGGCTTTCAGGCTGTGATGAATAGCTTAGGGTTTCAATCTCACCCCCTAAGTAGTGAGAATCACGGCGTAACTCACAAGACCATTAAGTCTGTTGCCGATCTCAAGGCTGAGGTCGCTGCCGCAAAAGCACAAGGCAGGCCTGTGATGTTAGATCTCTATGCCGATTGGTGCGTTGCTTGTAAAGAGTTTGAAAACATCACCTTTAAAGATCCGGCGGTTCAACAACGTCTATCACAGATAACTTTTTTACAAGCTGATGTGACCAAGAGTGATGCGATTGATGTAGAAC